The proteins below are encoded in one region of Rhododendron vialii isolate Sample 1 chromosome 7a, ASM3025357v1:
- the LOC131333937 gene encoding zinc finger CCCH domain-containing protein 17-like produces MKAARRFPERTQRSVFDRIKGGTVNNVCAYWLAGRCTRNPCRFFHPESLPSQPPKQSPYQHPKTWRRSPEDGVKNSSISPGGVAAKKMSSSSPIDCERKTPEDGVKNSSVSPCGVAAKKMSTPEDRVKNSSVSPSGVAAKKMSSISPSDCDDKSTPTNPDKVCKYWLLGNCVQGEKCKNLHSWFCGNGFSMLAKLEGHNKAVNGIALPCDSSKLYSGGKDNTVRVWDCHTGQCVNVVNLSGEVGSLISEGPWVFVGLPNSIKVWNSQTQTELTLDGPVGQVYAMAVGNDVLFAGTQDGTILAWKPSSETNGLDLAASLKGHSGGVISLCVGAKRLYSGSMDNTIRVWDLNTFECIHTLKGHTDAVMSVLCWASFLLSSSLDGTIKAWAATESGNIEVIHTHKEEHGCLELCGIQDAEEKPILLCSCNDNTVRLYDLPSFTERGRIFAKQEVRAIQIGPAGLFFTGDATGQLTVWKLAGEPIAVAS; encoded by the exons ATGAAAGCTGCAAGGAGATTTCCGGAGAGGACACAGCGATCAGTTTTTGACAGAATCAAAGGAGGGACCGTGAACAACGTCTGTGCTTACTGGCTTGCTGGGAGATGCACTCGGAACCCTTGTAGATTCTTTCATCCAGAGTCACTGCCCTCACAACCACCCAAGCAGTCCCCATATCAACAtcctaagacttggcggaggaGTCCAGAAGATGGTGTGAAGAATTCATCTATTTCGCCCGGTGGAGTGGCTGCTAAAAAGATGTCATCTAGTTCACCAATTGATTGTGAACGTAAAACTCCAGAAGATGGTGTGAAGAATTCATCTGTTTCGCCATGTGGAGTAGCTGCCAAAAAGATGTCAACTCCAGAAGATCGTGTGAAGAATTCATCTGTTTCGCCAAGTGGAGTAGCTGCCAAAAAGATGTCATCTATTTCACCAAGTGATTGTGATGATAAAAGTACTCCAACGAACCCAGACAAGGTGTGCAAGTATTGGCTTTTGGGCAATTGTGTACAAGGAGAGAAGTGCAAGAACTTGCATTCATGGTTTTGTGGCAATGGCTTCTCAATGTTGGCAAAGCTAGAAGGGCATAACAAG GCTGTTAATGGGATCGCCCTTCCTTGTGACTCCTCCAAGCTTTACTCAGGTGGTAAGGACAATACTGTGAGAGTTTGGGACTGCCATACTGGTCAG TGCGTTAATGTGGTTAATCTTTCCGGTGAAGTTGGATCTTTGATTAGTGAAGGTCCATGGGTGTTTGTCGGATTGCCGAATTCCATAAAG GTGTGGAACAGTCAGACTCAAACTGAACTGACTCTTGATGGACCAGTTGGGCAAGTTTACGCCATGGCTGTGGGTAATGATGTCCTTTTTGCTGGGACACAG GACGGGACCATATTGGCATGGAAACCCAGTTCTGAAACTAATGGCCTTGATCTAGCTGCATCACTGAAGGGTCATAGTGGTGGTGTTATTTCTCTTTGTGTTGGAGCTAAGAGGCTCTACTCTGGTTCCATGGATAATACAATAAGA gTGTGGGATCTCAACACCTTCGAGTGTATCCACACACTAAAGGGACATACTGATGCGGTCATGTCTGTCCTTTGTTGGGCGAGTTTTTTGCTATCTTCTTCATTGGATGGAACAATAAAG GCTTGGGCTGCTACTGAAAGTGGCAACATAGAAGTCATCCATACACATAAAGAAGAacat GGTTGTCTTGAACTTTGCGGCATTCAAGATGCAGAAGAGAAACCTATTCTGCTTTGCTCATGTAATGACAACACTGTCCGCTTATATGATTTGCCATC ATTTACTGAAAGGGGAAGAATATTTGCTAAGCAAGAAGTCCGAGCAATTCAGATAGGTCCTGCCGGCCTTTTCTTCACAGGCGATGCAACAGGGCAATTGACAGTATGGAAATTGGCAGGAGAGCCAATTGCAGTGGCTTCATGA
- the LOC131331905 gene encoding uncharacterized protein LOC131331905, producing MTSNPVKKPMRLASLTTADAAASWYYCAIVFMALILLFIIFSGEEYSFTGDDHELFVDWRGSNQLFMNRRPCEEIYVVGQGETLHTIGEKCSDPFVVEQNPHIHDPDDVFPGLVIKITPTKNLVTFVNN from the coding sequence ATGACTTCGAACCCTGTAAAGAAACCCATGAGATTAGCATCCCTAACCACAGCAGATGCAGCAGCTTCATGGTACTACTGTGCTATTGTCTTCATGGCCCTCATCCTGCTGTTTATTATCTTTTCTGGTGAAGAGTATTCTTTCACTGGAGATGATCATGAGCTTTTTGTTGATTGGAGAGGGTCGAACCAGCTGTTCATGAATCGGCGGCCGTGCGAGGAAATATATGTGGTGGGACAGGGAGAGACGCTTCACACCATCGGCGAGAAGTGCAGCGACCCTTTCGTAGTTGAGCAAAACCCCCATATTCATGACCCTGACGATGTCTTCCCTGGACTTGTTATCAAAATCACTCCAACGAAAAATCTTGTAACTTTCGTAAATAACTGA
- the LOC131333935 gene encoding SPX domain-containing membrane protein At4g22990-like isoform X3, which produces MVNFGKKLKETQIQEWQGYYINYKMLKKKVKQYSQQIEAGAQDPFYILKDFSRMLDNQIERIVLFFLEQQGILASRLSALGKQPDALSQHADLSRLSEVQAAYRDVGRNLLKLLFFVEMNAIGIRKILKKFDKRFGYRFTNYYIRTRANHPYSQLRQVFRHVGIGAVVGVISHNLAELQGHHGNCVSIYDQPALHLPDPVMDSIKASVDRLTNSTNFLEYLGKHALIVQEELPTPFEDDHVLDERYHFMSLLLNLVNTFLYMVNTYIVVPTADDYSLSLGAAASVCGVVIGAMAVAQLFSSIYFSAWSNKSYLRPLVFSSVVLLVGNTLYALAYDLNSIYVLLIGRLCCGLGSARAVNRRYITDCVPLKMRMQASAAFVSASALGMACGPALACFLQIRFKLFQITFNEVTLPGWVMAMAWLVYLAWLWISFKEPPPYKAKDNTASQDAKSGQLEAGVVEDGASQPLLVSLGDKQCSEDREEEDCDVSEEAPEDTHKPVTSIVSAYRLLTPSVKVQLFVYFMLKYAMEILLAESSLITTYYFLWSTTNVAIFLACLGMTVLPINTVVGSYMSSIFEERCESITPISSHVIPAFAWDIQRWAALNRSWDPGSSNCRRDNNIGRVLGYEWAPEYHPTSCPFRLFLFPCSHLLYLQFSLLIRLS; this is translated from the exons ATGGTCAACTTTGGTAAAAAGTTGAAGGAAACGCAAATTCAAGAATGGCAAGG ATATTACATTAACTATAAGATGCTTAAGAAGAAAGTAAAGCAATATTCTCAACAAATTGAGGCTGGAGCTCAAGATCCTTTTTATATTCTTAAGGACTTCTCGAGGATGCTGGATAACCAG ATTGAAAGGATTGTCTTGTTCTTCCTGGAACAACAAGGGATACTTGCAAGCAGGTTATCCGCTCTTGGAAAACAACCTGATGCCCTTTCACAACATGCAGATCTATCTAGATTATCTGAAGTACAAGCAGCATATAGAGATGTTGGACGCAATCTTTTGAAGcttctcttttttgttgaaatgaATGCCATTGGGATCCGAAAGATACTGAAGAAGTTTGACAAACGTTTTGGATATAGGTTCACAAATTACTATATCAGAACTCGGGCAAATCATCCGTATTCTCAGCTGAGACAAGTGTTCAGACATGTG GGTATTGGGGCTGTTGTAGGAGTAATATCTCACAATCTAGCTGAGCTTCAAGGTCATCACGGGAACTGTGTATCAATTTATGATCAGCCTGCTCTTCATCTACCG GACCCTGTTATGGACTCCATAAAAGCATCAGTTGACCGACTAACAAACTCAACGAATTTCCTAGAATATTTGGGTAAACATGCACTTATTGTGCAAGAGGAGTTGCCAACTCCATTTGAGGATGATCATGTTCTTGATGAGAGATATCATTTTATGTCGCTTCTTTTGAACTTGGTGAACACGTTTTTGTATATGGTCAACACGTACATTGTTGTCCCAACAGCAGATGACTACTCTCTAAGTCTTGGAGCTGCTGCTAGTGTTTGTGGTGTTGTGATTGGTGCAATGGCGGTTGCACAGCTGTTTTCTTCAATATATTTTAGTGCATGGTCAAATAAATCCTACTTGAGACCTCTTGTGTTTAGCAGTGTTGTTCTTCTTGTGGGGAACACCTTATATGCCCTGGCTTATGATCTCAACTCTATATATGTTCTTCTTATTGGCCGCCTATGTTGTGG GTTAGGTTCTGCCAGAGCTGTTAACAGGCGTTACATCACTGATTGTGTACCCCTGAAAATGCGAATGCAGGCTTCTGCAGCTTTTGTTAGTGCTAGTGCCCTTGGAATGGCATGTGGTCCAGCTCTTGCTTGCTTTCTTCAGATACGGTTTAAGCTCTTCCAAATTACATTTAATGAAGTAACTTTACCTGGATGGGTTATGGCTATGGCATGGCTTGTCTACTTAGCATGGTTATGGATTTCATTCAAAGAGCCGCCTCCTTACAAGGCTAAAGATAATACAGCATCCCAGGATGCCAAAAGTG GACAACTAGAAGCTGGTGTTGTTGAGGACGGTGCTTCCCAACCATTGCTTGTAAGCTTGGGAGATAAGCAATGCAGTGAAGatagagaagaagaagactgtGATGTTAGTGAAGAAGCTCCTGAGGATACTCACAAGCCTGTCACTTCGATTGTGTCTGCATACAGATTGCTTACTCCATCTGTAAAG GTTCAGCTATTTGTATATTTCATGCTCAAGTATGCAATGGAGATTTTACTCGcggaatcaagtttgatcaccACGTATTACTTTCTTTGGTCAACCACCAATGTGGCTATTTTTCTTGCGTGTCTTGGGATGACAGTCCTTCCTATTAATACCGTTGTCGGAAGCTACATGAGTAGCATATTTGAGGAAAG GTGTGAATCTATCACTCCTATCTCGAGTCATGTCATCCCGGCTTTCGCGTGGGACATACAACGGTGGGCTGCTCTCAACAGAAGCTGGGACCCTGGCTCGAGTAATTGCAGACGGGACAATAACATTGGCCGGGTACTGGGGTATGAATGGGCTCCTGAATATCACCCTACTTCCTGCCCTTTTCGTCTGTTTCTCTTCCCTTGTAGCCACCTGCTTTACCTACAATTCTCTCTATTGATTAGACTTTCTTAG
- the LOC131333935 gene encoding SPX domain-containing membrane protein At4g22990-like isoform X1 — protein sequence MVNFGKKLKETQIQEWQGYYINYKMLKKKVKQYSQQIEAGAQDPFYILKDFSRMLDNQIERIVLFFLEQQGILASRLSALGKQPDALSQHADLSRLSEVQAAYRDVGRNLLKLLFFVEMNAIGIRKILKKFDKRFGYRFTNYYIRTRANHPYSQLRQVFRHVGIGAVVGVISHNLAELQGHHGNCVSIYDQPALHLPDPVMDSIKASVDRLTNSTNFLEYLGKHALIVQEELPTPFEDDHVLDERYHFMSLLLNLVNTFLYMVNTYIVVPTADDYSLSLGAAASVCGVVIGAMAVAQLFSSIYFSAWSNKSYLRPLVFSSVVLLVGNTLYALAYDLNSIYVLLIGRLCCGLGSARAVNRRYITDCVPLKMRMQASAAFVSASALGMACGPALACFLQIRFKLFQITFNEVTLPGWVMAMAWLVYLAWLWISFKEPPPYKAKDNTASQDAKSGQLEAGVVEDGASQPLLVSLGDKQCSEDREEEDCDVSEEAPEDTHKPVTSIVSAYRLLTPSVKVQLFVYFMLKYAMEILLAESSLITTYYFLWSTTNVAIFLACLGMTVLPINTVVGSYMSSIFEERQVLLASQIMVCFGIVLSFHVIGPYSALQYVCSALITFVAAEVLEGVNLSLLSRVMSSRLSRGTYNGGLLSTEAGTLARVIADGTITLAGYWGMNGLLNITLLPALFVCFSSLVATCFTYNSLY from the exons ATGGTCAACTTTGGTAAAAAGTTGAAGGAAACGCAAATTCAAGAATGGCAAGG ATATTACATTAACTATAAGATGCTTAAGAAGAAAGTAAAGCAATATTCTCAACAAATTGAGGCTGGAGCTCAAGATCCTTTTTATATTCTTAAGGACTTCTCGAGGATGCTGGATAACCAG ATTGAAAGGATTGTCTTGTTCTTCCTGGAACAACAAGGGATACTTGCAAGCAGGTTATCCGCTCTTGGAAAACAACCTGATGCCCTTTCACAACATGCAGATCTATCTAGATTATCTGAAGTACAAGCAGCATATAGAGATGTTGGACGCAATCTTTTGAAGcttctcttttttgttgaaatgaATGCCATTGGGATCCGAAAGATACTGAAGAAGTTTGACAAACGTTTTGGATATAGGTTCACAAATTACTATATCAGAACTCGGGCAAATCATCCGTATTCTCAGCTGAGACAAGTGTTCAGACATGTG GGTATTGGGGCTGTTGTAGGAGTAATATCTCACAATCTAGCTGAGCTTCAAGGTCATCACGGGAACTGTGTATCAATTTATGATCAGCCTGCTCTTCATCTACCG GACCCTGTTATGGACTCCATAAAAGCATCAGTTGACCGACTAACAAACTCAACGAATTTCCTAGAATATTTGGGTAAACATGCACTTATTGTGCAAGAGGAGTTGCCAACTCCATTTGAGGATGATCATGTTCTTGATGAGAGATATCATTTTATGTCGCTTCTTTTGAACTTGGTGAACACGTTTTTGTATATGGTCAACACGTACATTGTTGTCCCAACAGCAGATGACTACTCTCTAAGTCTTGGAGCTGCTGCTAGTGTTTGTGGTGTTGTGATTGGTGCAATGGCGGTTGCACAGCTGTTTTCTTCAATATATTTTAGTGCATGGTCAAATAAATCCTACTTGAGACCTCTTGTGTTTAGCAGTGTTGTTCTTCTTGTGGGGAACACCTTATATGCCCTGGCTTATGATCTCAACTCTATATATGTTCTTCTTATTGGCCGCCTATGTTGTGG GTTAGGTTCTGCCAGAGCTGTTAACAGGCGTTACATCACTGATTGTGTACCCCTGAAAATGCGAATGCAGGCTTCTGCAGCTTTTGTTAGTGCTAGTGCCCTTGGAATGGCATGTGGTCCAGCTCTTGCTTGCTTTCTTCAGATACGGTTTAAGCTCTTCCAAATTACATTTAATGAAGTAACTTTACCTGGATGGGTTATGGCTATGGCATGGCTTGTCTACTTAGCATGGTTATGGATTTCATTCAAAGAGCCGCCTCCTTACAAGGCTAAAGATAATACAGCATCCCAGGATGCCAAAAGTG GACAACTAGAAGCTGGTGTTGTTGAGGACGGTGCTTCCCAACCATTGCTTGTAAGCTTGGGAGATAAGCAATGCAGTGAAGatagagaagaagaagactgtGATGTTAGTGAAGAAGCTCCTGAGGATACTCACAAGCCTGTCACTTCGATTGTGTCTGCATACAGATTGCTTACTCCATCTGTAAAG GTTCAGCTATTTGTATATTTCATGCTCAAGTATGCAATGGAGATTTTACTCGcggaatcaagtttgatcaccACGTATTACTTTCTTTGGTCAACCACCAATGTGGCTATTTTTCTTGCGTGTCTTGGGATGACAGTCCTTCCTATTAATACCGTTGTCGGAAGCTACATGAGTAGCATATTTGAGGAAAG GCAAGTATTACTGGCATCACAAATTATGGTTTGCTTTGGGATAGTTCTAAGCTTCCATGTAATAGGACCTTACTCTGCCCTGCAATATGTCTGCTCGGCTCTTATCACATTTGTAGCCGCTGAAGTTCTCGAAG GTGTGAATCTATCACTCCTATCTCGAGTCATGTCATCCCGGCTTTCGCGTGGGACATACAACGGTGGGCTGCTCTCAACAGAAGCTGGGACCCTGGCTCGAGTAATTGCAGACGGGACAATAACATTGGCCGGGTACTGGGGTATGAATGGGCTCCTGAATATCACCCTACTTCCTGCCCTTTTCGTCTGTTTCTCTTCCCTTGTAGCCACCTGCTTTACCTACAATTCTCTCTATTGA
- the LOC131333935 gene encoding SPX domain-containing membrane protein At4g22990-like isoform X2, which translates to MLKKKVKQYSQQIEAGAQDPFYILKDFSRMLDNQIERIVLFFLEQQGILASRLSALGKQPDALSQHADLSRLSEVQAAYRDVGRNLLKLLFFVEMNAIGIRKILKKFDKRFGYRFTNYYIRTRANHPYSQLRQVFRHVGIGAVVGVISHNLAELQGHHGNCVSIYDQPALHLPDPVMDSIKASVDRLTNSTNFLEYLGKHALIVQEELPTPFEDDHVLDERYHFMSLLLNLVNTFLYMVNTYIVVPTADDYSLSLGAAASVCGVVIGAMAVAQLFSSIYFSAWSNKSYLRPLVFSSVVLLVGNTLYALAYDLNSIYVLLIGRLCCGLGSARAVNRRYITDCVPLKMRMQASAAFVSASALGMACGPALACFLQIRFKLFQITFNEVTLPGWVMAMAWLVYLAWLWISFKEPPPYKAKDNTASQDAKSGQLEAGVVEDGASQPLLVSLGDKQCSEDREEEDCDVSEEAPEDTHKPVTSIVSAYRLLTPSVKVQLFVYFMLKYAMEILLAESSLITTYYFLWSTTNVAIFLACLGMTVLPINTVVGSYMSSIFEERQVLLASQIMVCFGIVLSFHVIGPYSALQYVCSALITFVAAEVLEGVNLSLLSRVMSSRLSRGTYNGGLLSTEAGTLARVIADGTITLAGYWGMNGLLNITLLPALFVCFSSLVATCFTYNSLY; encoded by the exons ATGCTTAAGAAGAAAGTAAAGCAATATTCTCAACAAATTGAGGCTGGAGCTCAAGATCCTTTTTATATTCTTAAGGACTTCTCGAGGATGCTGGATAACCAG ATTGAAAGGATTGTCTTGTTCTTCCTGGAACAACAAGGGATACTTGCAAGCAGGTTATCCGCTCTTGGAAAACAACCTGATGCCCTTTCACAACATGCAGATCTATCTAGATTATCTGAAGTACAAGCAGCATATAGAGATGTTGGACGCAATCTTTTGAAGcttctcttttttgttgaaatgaATGCCATTGGGATCCGAAAGATACTGAAGAAGTTTGACAAACGTTTTGGATATAGGTTCACAAATTACTATATCAGAACTCGGGCAAATCATCCGTATTCTCAGCTGAGACAAGTGTTCAGACATGTG GGTATTGGGGCTGTTGTAGGAGTAATATCTCACAATCTAGCTGAGCTTCAAGGTCATCACGGGAACTGTGTATCAATTTATGATCAGCCTGCTCTTCATCTACCG GACCCTGTTATGGACTCCATAAAAGCATCAGTTGACCGACTAACAAACTCAACGAATTTCCTAGAATATTTGGGTAAACATGCACTTATTGTGCAAGAGGAGTTGCCAACTCCATTTGAGGATGATCATGTTCTTGATGAGAGATATCATTTTATGTCGCTTCTTTTGAACTTGGTGAACACGTTTTTGTATATGGTCAACACGTACATTGTTGTCCCAACAGCAGATGACTACTCTCTAAGTCTTGGAGCTGCTGCTAGTGTTTGTGGTGTTGTGATTGGTGCAATGGCGGTTGCACAGCTGTTTTCTTCAATATATTTTAGTGCATGGTCAAATAAATCCTACTTGAGACCTCTTGTGTTTAGCAGTGTTGTTCTTCTTGTGGGGAACACCTTATATGCCCTGGCTTATGATCTCAACTCTATATATGTTCTTCTTATTGGCCGCCTATGTTGTGG GTTAGGTTCTGCCAGAGCTGTTAACAGGCGTTACATCACTGATTGTGTACCCCTGAAAATGCGAATGCAGGCTTCTGCAGCTTTTGTTAGTGCTAGTGCCCTTGGAATGGCATGTGGTCCAGCTCTTGCTTGCTTTCTTCAGATACGGTTTAAGCTCTTCCAAATTACATTTAATGAAGTAACTTTACCTGGATGGGTTATGGCTATGGCATGGCTTGTCTACTTAGCATGGTTATGGATTTCATTCAAAGAGCCGCCTCCTTACAAGGCTAAAGATAATACAGCATCCCAGGATGCCAAAAGTG GACAACTAGAAGCTGGTGTTGTTGAGGACGGTGCTTCCCAACCATTGCTTGTAAGCTTGGGAGATAAGCAATGCAGTGAAGatagagaagaagaagactgtGATGTTAGTGAAGAAGCTCCTGAGGATACTCACAAGCCTGTCACTTCGATTGTGTCTGCATACAGATTGCTTACTCCATCTGTAAAG GTTCAGCTATTTGTATATTTCATGCTCAAGTATGCAATGGAGATTTTACTCGcggaatcaagtttgatcaccACGTATTACTTTCTTTGGTCAACCACCAATGTGGCTATTTTTCTTGCGTGTCTTGGGATGACAGTCCTTCCTATTAATACCGTTGTCGGAAGCTACATGAGTAGCATATTTGAGGAAAG GCAAGTATTACTGGCATCACAAATTATGGTTTGCTTTGGGATAGTTCTAAGCTTCCATGTAATAGGACCTTACTCTGCCCTGCAATATGTCTGCTCGGCTCTTATCACATTTGTAGCCGCTGAAGTTCTCGAAG GTGTGAATCTATCACTCCTATCTCGAGTCATGTCATCCCGGCTTTCGCGTGGGACATACAACGGTGGGCTGCTCTCAACAGAAGCTGGGACCCTGGCTCGAGTAATTGCAGACGGGACAATAACATTGGCCGGGTACTGGGGTATGAATGGGCTCCTGAATATCACCCTACTTCCTGCCCTTTTCGTCTGTTTCTCTTCCCTTGTAGCCACCTGCTTTACCTACAATTCTCTCTATTGA
- the LOC131333945 gene encoding ubiquitin-related modifier 1 homolog 1: MQLTLEFGGGLELLCDSVKIHNVNVDPPQDGEDKFTMKSLLAWVRTNLIKERPEMFMKGDSVRPGVLVLVNDCDWELSGQLDTTLEEKDVVVFISTLHGG, encoded by the exons ATGCAATTGACCCTTGAATTCGG TGGTGGATTGGAACTCCTCTGTGATTCTGTCAAGATCCATAACGTCAATGTTGATCCGCCACAAGATGGAGAAGATAAG TTTACCATGAAAAGTTTGCTTGCTTGGGTTCGTACCAATCTGATCAAGGAGAGGCCTGAAATGTTCATGAAAGGAGACTCCGT GAGACCTGGTGTTCTAGTCCTTGTGAATGATTGTGATTGGGAACTAAGCGGCCAACTTGATACAACGCTAGAAGAGAAGGATGTGGTGGTATTCATTTCAACCTTGCACGGTGGATAG